The Aphis gossypii isolate Hap1 unplaced genomic scaffold, ASM2018417v2 Contig00682, whole genome shotgun sequence genomic interval agtcattaaaaattaaatatccaatatatactaactttttgtgtttttttttggtttttttttcggcATTTGCCCTCATGGTTTTTTTACATGTACTGCAttcttcaaaaaatttaaataaattagataggtattttaaattaattacacaacatcaaaattaggtattaaatatatatacatactaggtttttttggttttgattttcttttcttttcttcattattatctaaataaaaaaaaaataataataattaaccaatttaaagttattgattACTTTGGCATGCTTACTATTTTTGGTGGTTGAGTTTTTTGGTTCTGCCACcccataataatgattatgattaattgTAGTCATctatataacacataaataacagttttcaatatttaattatggaaTTGATAATGTAAAgcaattataaagtattcaatattcataaccCAAAATGTAGAACAAAAGTATTGTGTTAGgcataatgaataaaataattaggtatctggataagataataaatattatgctgaACACTGTGACTTAATTAAGTTGGGCAAGGGATGACATTCATGACATCAGTGACAAGATTACTTAGAATGCagatttatgtttttgaataatatatttggattaaaattagtaaaatgaattaagtttacaaaatactaattatagtaattatgttctataacataatgaaatatatttaaatatatgatatatacagggtgattcttttatcaaacaacactcattatttcaaaaagtattcatgtttttaaaaatatttttttatatactttcaaattgttaaaaaaaacaacgtttttattaaaacattacatttttaaatattttttatccatataattttttaagtttttacttttttgaatgacaacatagtgttttaatttcatattccaaagcagaataattttctgagtattttgatacataaaaatcgaatttagggtgattagtttttgaatcatAAGTATTTGAAGTTTAGATGTGCGGAGTGGAGTGGTACGGGGTTACCCCGCAAAATGTTTGTCCACTACTCCGCTTGTCTATACTTTAAACaagtataactcataaactactgGCCCCATGGGCGCCCATTGGGAGGGGCAAGATGGGGCACTTGCCCCGGGTGCCAGTTAAAATCGCGAATGTCAAAATCGCGAAAACTAAACagcgaaaataaaaatcgcaAAAAGTTTAATAGCGAAAGTAAAAATCGCGAAAAGTAAAAATTCtattaggtttattttttcataatcataggtataaattaaaactatcatCTCtgcagtattataaaataaattcaaattccttaagtataattaaatacaaaaaaattatcgtcacaatactataaaataaaataataatatataaaaacattattgtcaCAAtctcataatactataaaattaaaattaaatttgatatgataaattataagcaaTACCTCTTAAGTATTCTAGTTTATTCCTATTTTCGTAGTCATCAactaattgtttaattgtatCCCTTTTACGTTTTCTGGACGATTCGACTACACCTGCTATATACtggtttattttcatttcgttTAAACTTTGTTCCTTTTGAATTGCTTCAATAAACTTCCATATTGTTGGATGACATGaactcaataaattattgaacccttcaacataattatttgttctgGGTAAACCAGATATAGTAGACGTATAACAGTTCCATAGTGAAATAGGAAATCTGGGGTTCCTCCTTTTACGTCTATTTGGACGACCGATCCATGTATCCTCAAAATAGGAAATAAGTGGTTCTAAAATTTCTTCATTATCAGTGTAATACGTACTTTCACATAATGTCTCAAATACATCGATAACGTCATTTTCGGGAACAAAAGCTAAGGCAGATAGATAACGAACTTGCAATGAAAATTCCGAgtctgttttatatttttctaccaTTCCGGAAATAGTTTGGATTTTTCGCCAAACGCATTGCgtttgatgaaaaaaacaacCATTTTGTTTAGCATTgggaaattgtattttaaatgcgTTTATTGAACTTTGTTCAAAATCAGTCATTATTGTTTTGGGATTTATACTAAtgttatgtgtttttattgcCGTAAATAACCTTTCATACGAACTTTGCGTTTTATCTGGCATTAAAGAGAAAACCACTGGTATAAccaaattattctttataacaTGAATCGTGTATACTTGTGCGAATAATGGAGGACATGACTTAAAAGTCCCATCTGCAAACCAATGATCAGATTTAGCCAGaaaatccaaatttttttctgtGGCAAATACTAAAATCCGATTTTCAACTGGttcaatatcatttattaaaaattgacgaCCATCAATAGTTTGGGAAAAATTATTGGGTATTGTAATATCAGTTAAAGTTAAAGGGTTAGATGGAGCAGAACTATTAATCTGTAGTATTCGACATAAAGTgcgtttaatataacttactgGAGGGAGAGCTCCGTGAACTGCTTGCGAACACAATGTTGACGCTTCGGAAACGATTTGATGTGGATTATCTTGAGATGACAGAGCtcgaattttcattttatttatacaaacgcGTTGTTCAATTTCTAAATTCGAAATTACATGATTATGATCACTGGGTCCTTTGACTATTTCTTcgtttcttaaattaatacgCGATTTACACAAGTCTTCATTACATCTCCAATAcatggtatttttatattttttatcaaacctaaacaaataaccattatattttaataattttttgtttttttgactttgaataaattccattacgaattattatgaattatgattaaagaaatttatatataacggATATGATACGACAATATACGACACTGATACAGATCGGGCAACGGACGACTCAGTAATGGTTAAGTTCAAACACAGTTTATCTTTATTACCTACGTTATCGAAGACGCAGAAGTACAGATTGACATTGATTatctaatattgttattacttattaccatttaaaagtatatataggtTTTCTTACTTTTCGCTATTAGTGTTTTcgctgttaaaatatttcgcgatttttttttcgcggTTTTCACATAGACTCacttgccccccccccccctggacaaaaaatatttaaaacttgtagctaaataatattacctaccataatattattattatctttattaccttacatttgagaatttttttattttgaccccccctaaaatgttttttatgggCGCCCATGACTGGCCCTAAATtcgaatttcaaattattctgctttggaatacgaaattaaaacactatgttgtcattcaaaaaagtaaaaacttaaaaaattataaggataaaaaatatttaaaaatataattttttaacaaaaactttgcttttttaacaatttgaaactatataaaaaaatattttcaaaaacatgaacactttttgaaataatgagtgttgtttgataaaagaatcactctgtatataatgtttatgatgagtttcaaatacaattatctacagaaattattaaaagcatttgtattttccaatttaatttaagaatataattataatgatgtacaaatatttttctcaatgAATCCTATTATGaatgttttttcattttgtaacttaattttaatattataattagggctaagatttatatgcaataaaaaactgtaaaatatgcaaaaacaaattttcattatttctagaatattatattttatcataattcaaaatttattattgttatttattacattaaaatattaaatattagtttatttaatcacatttacaataaatatcagtttatattttattattattacatgctactataatgtgttgttttaataattttcaaatatgaaCATCCGGCGATTTGAacgtaaaatagatttatattgaCTAAAACTCCTTTCCACATCACACGCGGTTGTTGGTGCATATTTAAATAGCGCGATTTGTTCCggagttaaattaatatcgatatcttagatagataatatttatactctatatttacaataattcgatggataaaccaaaaactatcgattttatgaaaaaaacaccatttaaaattaacaataaattataaaaatttgaaaatttaagttaaaaaaaaatcaaaatcccaaaaatctataaatatgcaattatatgcattgtgttcaaaatatgaaaaaaaaattggttctaTTTAAACGAGAATAAGCCAAATCGTGGACAAATATGACAACTATTAAATTTGGACTTAAGGAAAAACACatgcaaatgcatataaatcttagccctaattataatatatgtaattgtaATCCTGAAACTAAAGtttgatataaatttgttcTCGAAAGAACTTGCTATTGTTATCTTACAAAACGTATTTAACATATCTAACATAActatatgcatttaattaaatcctaATTATGTGTCAACATTAAGCATCCagttaacattaaaaacctttttaaataaaattatgtcaatattttacttactttaatttttggaaAGTTTAGTATAGACGTATAGTACTTCTTCCACTGAAGTAAAACGACGAATAGTCCATATATTTTCGGCTGCTAACGTTCGTACTTAAATCAGTTATTGGTTTATCCCTCTTATCATTAAGTATCAGTATCcttgtaaattttttcttatttttattttgtcattatcGTAATTTATTGCCTTCACTCGCGATATAATGTTACACGTTTCTACCGATGCTGTTCGATATAGGTCTAATTCATAGATAtgcattgtaataaataaaatttcggaCTTTTGAATTTGCAACCTAAGACCTAAGATATTGCCGACACGcgcaacaaaatatcaaaaatacggTTTTTCTATATACCTTCGTCCCTACCTATAGCTATTGGCATCAACTCGTcgattaggtacatattttatttttaatttcgattTAGCGTGTTTGTAGCTGTCGATGTGAGAGGTGCTTGTTTTCACTTTCGAATACCTATCAAACACATTGTGTTTCAGATGAGTAACTgcttaagtttattataatgttagttGGTGCACATAGGTGCAGTAGCGTATTTACGGGATGTGATCCGGGAGATTATCATTCCCTAGAGCCGTacttagattctgaacgatatacatatatattaggtacttattatttaggtatttaataattatccgGCCCACCTTCTTTTTCATAGTAACCATGTTGGTTCATATTTACCCATATTTGTGGACCTAACGTCAAGGGCGGATACAGTGGCCCTAATTAGTGAGGGGGGCAATTGCCCCCCCTTGTATTCGCCCTTGCCTAACGTAATTGTAAAAACCCCCTTGCATtggtatttaagtatttaactgtTGATGATATTGCACAAAACTCAAATTTGATTGATATGTACatctcattataattaaattgcatatttattattagactcGAATAATGGTTTTAACACGGATGTACCTacggaaaataaatattttactgatacCGTATATTAAGaagattcaatttaaaattagtttcatAAAAAGTTGTGGTGTATCTACTAATATGATcatctatagtttttaattgaaaataaattatataagctaatttttctctattgaaatattttattaattattattattattatttaatattattatattatctctattgaatttattacacagtgttataagtataattatatatttaaaaaaattataatctggTTTAActctgtatgtatataatttctgTATACTTTGTTGTATGGtttgtgaaaaatgtttattaagcaAGGAGGTAACATTACGTTAAGGCTAACTGgtgaatgcattttttatttataattaaacgttAAGGGTCTAAGTCACTATGTCTCATTGATAATGCATTAATGACTAttactattgattataaataaatataatgtataataagtataatcaatgctgttatatttaattgtttttatgtacgtttttttattacattgaacaattttgttttagaacgTCAAAAATCTTGCAACAGTTCTAATTGGAGATTGCTATTTTTAGttaaggtatttaattttttatcatatttttttttttttttttttggtacatattttaactaactGTTTGTTTTTTAGGTTGTcagaaatagttttttttttattattattattttttttttcttttcattattacttattttttttcctacagTTTGGGAAGtcttttatttgttgttttatctgtttgtaaatagtttaggtttaattttttttcaatttttactgtatttttttttttttttttaatgggaCGAATATCGAAACGTGCTCTCGAAAACAAAGAAGAAAAGAAACGATCCCGTGAAAACAAAACTTTTCGTGCATGTGAActtgaaaatgataaattgagaaaacaattattcGTGAGTCCCAAGATATCGTTGTtactaatcaaataaaattacttaatttgaaGTGTACATTGAAACGATTGGAAGACCCAGTTTTAAAGAAAGCAAACCAGATCGCCAGTCGTAAGAGCATGTTGAAACGACTGCAAGATCCGGATGTTAAAAAAGCCAACCAGATCGCCAGTCGTAAGAGCATGTTGAAACGACTGCAAGATCCGGATGTTAAAAAAGCCAACCAGATCGCCAGTCGTAAGAGCATGTTGAAACGACTGCAAGATCCGGATGTTAAAAAAGCCAACCAGATCGCCAGTCGTAAGAGCATGTTGAAACGATTGCAAGAtccagttataaaaaatgcaaacaaGGTTGCCAGTGTGAAGAACAGATTGAAACGAATGGAAAatccagttttcaaaaaaacatatcaattcaaaatgttCGAAACATGAGAAAGCGAAGATTACCATCAGATAGTAGCCTATGTCAAAATGTATCtactaaaaagaaaacaccaaattcaatatcttataaaaaacgaGAAcggcaaaaattaaatgaaaccaGGCAGAAGGAAGATGTTTTGAtatctgaatatattttgaaaaggtcTCAAGGTTTatcagaaaaatgttattcgtgTCATAGATTACGTTTCCCATCCAGTGTCAATAAATGCAACTCTGATATCTTCAGTCGATTGGGGATGTCAATTCCAAGTGATGCCAAGAATACTGTGACGACATGTTCCAGTTGTCTTccgcatataaaaaaatccaaagttCCTCCGTTGTACAAAGGAAATGGTTATGAGTTAAACAGTGTTCCGTCTTCAGTTACGCAATTGAATCAAATAGAAAAGTAAATGGTTTCCCTTAGATTAccgtttatgaaaatattcaaatgtctTCGCATTGATGGACAGCTAAAAATTAAAGGTAACGTTATCAATGTTCCAATATATCTGACTAAGACTACATCTATTTTGCCAAGGCGTGCCGAAAATTTAGCTGCAGTTAAGATGAtgaaggtaaaattaaaaagaaaatcgtgCTTTAAACAGCATTATCTTTATCAAAATGTCAGACCATCATTAGTAGTATCAGCATTGaatgatttgattaaaaaaaatctatataaagaTGCTGTAATAGACAAAGATTGGCTGGCGCATGTGTCAGAAACAACAAAAAGTTTAGAAAACAGCTCGGATCACGAAAGTGAAGAAACAGATGATGAAGACACAAATATTGAACCAATCAATCCGGGATCAATGGACACGATGATTGAAAACTgtgattttgtttcttttgcaCCAGGCGAAGGCATGAAACCGTTATCTATTCTTATTGATGACCATGCAGAGGAAAAAGCTTTTCCTGATTTATTTGGTGGTCATCCACGTACAAATA includes:
- the LOC126555020 gene encoding uncharacterized protein LOC126555020; its protein translation is MYWRCNEDLCKSRINLRNEEIVKGPSDHNHVISNLEIEQRVCINKMKIRALSSQDNPHQIVSEASTLCSQAVHGALPPVSYIKRTLCRILQINSSAPSNPLTLTDITIPNNFSQTIDGRQFLINDIEPVENRILVFATEKNLDFLAKSDHWFADGTFKSCPPLFAQVYTIHVIKNNLVIPVVFSLMPDKTQSSYERLFTAIKTHNISINPKTIMTDFEQSSINAFKIQFPNAKQNGCFFHQTQCVWRKIQTISGMVEKYKTDSEFSLQVRYLSALAFVPENDVIDVFETLCESTYYTDNEEILEPLISYFEDTWIGRPNRRKRRNPRFPISLWNCYTSTISGLPRTNNYVEGFNNLLSSCHPTIWKFIEAIQKEQSLNEMKINQYIAGVVESSRKRKRDTIKQLVDDYENRNKLEYLR